A window of Komagataeibacter medellinensis NBRC 3288 contains these coding sequences:
- a CDS encoding EAL domain-containing protein yields the protein MNLHEAPLTTEEKPADRELDMTADVSLQLLEQATDGVVIINERNEVVFFNPAAEKLWGFTESEVLGRNVSCLVPSVYRGDHDSYIYKNRKTGVNRIVGTSREVTFENKAGDYISGEMSISTALLGPEKKRYYMAFMKGVTEESHRRKLLDLQNTVFQAISNDMQVEDVADLVCREVESFVPNTVSVIMLLDENNRLSILSGPGLPRRYAAALENMSLTEGDLAALGNDLSEANSIVWDSYRSLGISLGLHNCWASAIKSRNGRISGIFALYSRNQYKLSDWPQKIVSGCVPFCSVVIENYEAQQHISQLANHDSLTGFLNRTAIHKIIKSMIDRPGDNQFAVFMIDIDRFRDINDTLGHMNGDAFLRAIAERLKMMSRSNYILSRSGGDEFIIVVPDSDEERATIFAESLIKAMQEPIEIAGNLLVVSLGIGISLFPENGPDGESLLGHAEIAMRRCKKESRGGYCVSSTADNRAAQDRLLLGSALRESLAKGMLNLHYQPQIDIQTGRLYGVEALSRWNHPTLGNIYPSRFIAVAEDTGQIETIGTWSLEEATRQILEWESKGLHVPTVSVNLSAAHFRNRGLPALIERILKERRLSPERLCVEITESVMMDENEDTMAGLAAIRNLGVGLSMDDFGTGYSSLSRLTRLPLTEIKIDRSFIMNLEHDPNAQAVTTAVIGIGNRLGMTVVTEGVETEAQLKLLQGLNCDVVQGYLFARPMAPGDLLEWSRGAGRLLEASISEATAREGGQTT from the coding sequence ATGAACCTACATGAAGCACCCCTGACGACTGAAGAAAAACCGGCCGACCGTGAACTGGACATGACTGCTGATGTCAGCCTGCAGCTTCTAGAGCAGGCGACGGACGGCGTTGTCATCATTAACGAACGCAACGAGGTGGTATTCTTCAATCCGGCTGCGGAAAAGTTGTGGGGCTTTACCGAAAGCGAAGTGCTGGGTCGCAATGTCAGTTGCCTCGTACCTTCCGTCTACCGTGGCGATCATGACAGCTATATCTACAAGAACCGCAAGACCGGCGTGAACCGCATTGTCGGTACCTCGCGTGAGGTCACGTTCGAGAACAAGGCCGGGGATTACATCTCGGGTGAGATGTCGATTTCCACAGCCCTGCTCGGCCCGGAGAAGAAACGCTATTACATGGCCTTCATGAAGGGCGTGACCGAGGAGAGCCACCGCCGCAAGCTGCTGGACCTGCAGAATACGGTGTTCCAGGCCATCTCTAACGACATGCAGGTGGAGGACGTGGCCGATCTGGTATGCCGCGAAGTGGAAAGCTTCGTGCCCAATACCGTATCCGTCATCATGCTGCTTGATGAGAACAACCGGCTGAGCATCCTGTCCGGTCCCGGCCTGCCACGCCGCTATGCTGCCGCACTTGAGAACATGTCGCTGACCGAAGGCGACCTTGCAGCGTTGGGCAATGACCTGTCGGAAGCCAACTCCATCGTATGGGACAGCTACCGCTCGCTTGGCATCTCGCTGGGGCTGCATAACTGCTGGGCATCAGCAATCAAGTCGCGCAACGGGCGGATTTCGGGCATTTTCGCACTGTATTCGCGCAACCAGTACAAACTGAGCGACTGGCCTCAGAAGATCGTAAGTGGGTGCGTGCCGTTCTGTAGCGTGGTGATTGAGAACTACGAAGCCCAGCAGCACATCTCGCAACTGGCCAACCATGATTCCCTGACCGGTTTCCTCAACCGCACGGCGATCCACAAGATCATCAAGTCAATGATCGACCGCCCGGGCGATAACCAGTTCGCGGTCTTCATGATTGATATCGACCGCTTTCGTGACATTAACGATACCCTGGGCCACATGAATGGCGACGCCTTCCTGCGCGCCATTGCCGAGCGGCTCAAGATGATGTCGCGCAGTAACTACATCCTCAGCCGCTCGGGGGGGGACGAGTTCATCATTGTCGTGCCCGACAGTGATGAGGAAAGGGCAACCATCTTTGCCGAAAGCCTGATCAAGGCCATGCAGGAACCCATCGAGATCGCGGGTAACCTGCTGGTTGTATCCCTTGGCATCGGCATCAGCCTGTTCCCCGAGAACGGGCCGGACGGGGAATCCCTGCTTGGCCATGCCGAGATTGCCATGCGCCGGTGCAAGAAGGAATCCCGTGGCGGGTACTGTGTGTCCAGCACCGCAGACAATCGCGCCGCACAGGACCGCCTGCTGCTGGGTTCCGCGCTGCGTGAATCCCTGGCCAAAGGCATGCTCAACCTGCACTACCAGCCGCAGATCGATATCCAGACCGGGCGCCTGTATGGTGTTGAGGCGCTGTCGCGATGGAACCACCCCACGCTGGGCAACATCTATCCCTCGCGCTTCATTGCCGTGGCGGAAGATACTGGCCAGATCGAGACGATTGGCACATGGTCGCTGGAGGAGGCGACGCGTCAGATCCTGGAGTGGGAAAGCAAGGGCCTGCATGTTCCCACCGTTTCGGTCAACCTTTCCGCCGCGCATTTCCGCAATCGTGGGCTTCCCGCGCTGATCGAGCGGATTCTCAAGGAGCGCAGGCTCTCGCCCGAGCGTCTGTGTGTTGAAATCACGGAAAGCGTGATGATGGATGAAAACGAGGATACGATGGCCGGCCTTGCCGCCATCCGCAACCTTGGAGTCGGTCTGTCGATGGACGATTTCGGTACGGGATATTCCAGCCTGTCGCGCCTGACGCGCCTGCCATTGACCGAGATCAAGATTGATCGCAGCTTCATCATGAACCTTGAGCATGATCCCAATGCTCAGGCTGTTACAACTGCGGTAATCGGCATCGGCAACCGCCTGGGCATGACGGTCGTGACCGAGGGTGTGGAGACCGAGGCCCAACTCAAGTTGCTGCAGGGGCTGAACTGCGATGTGGTACAGGGCTACCTGTTTGCCCGCCCCATGGCGCCGGGGGACCTGTTGGAGTGGTCACGCGGGGCTGGTCGCCTGCTGGAGGCCAGTATAAGCGAGGCCACGGCGCGCGAAGGCGGACAGACGACATAA
- a CDS encoding ATP-dependent Clp protease proteolytic subunit: MNGMQPKDRIRMDDEDPRDPDIPEPQGPETEEPDKNRTLSSPIGELENRLFDQRKVLVFGPINDKIARDVTGRLLALAGASDKPIDVYVNSPGGHVESGDTIHDMIRFVDSLAPVNIIGTGWVASAGALIFAAGNKARRFCLPNTRFLLHQPMGGVRGPATDIDIEAREIIKMRARLNHIFARETGQPYEKVCKDTDRNYWMSAPEAIEYGLVTRVIDKISDLH, from the coding sequence ATGAACGGCATGCAGCCGAAAGACCGCATCCGCATGGATGATGAAGATCCGAGAGATCCCGATATCCCCGAACCCCAGGGTCCGGAAACCGAGGAACCTGACAAGAACCGCACGCTTTCCTCGCCCATTGGCGAACTGGAAAACCGCCTGTTCGATCAGCGCAAGGTTCTGGTGTTCGGCCCGATCAACGACAAGATCGCCCGTGATGTGACCGGCCGCCTGCTTGCGCTGGCCGGGGCGTCGGACAAGCCGATTGATGTGTACGTGAACTCACCCGGCGGCCATGTGGAAAGTGGCGACACCATTCACGACATGATCCGCTTTGTCGATTCGCTTGCTCCGGTCAACATAATCGGAACGGGCTGGGTCGCTTCCGCCGGTGCGCTGATCTTTGCCGCGGGCAACAAGGCACGCCGTTTCTGCCTGCCTAATACGCGCTTCCTGCTGCATCAGCCCATGGGTGGCGTGCGTGGACCAGCGACCGATATCGACATCGAGGCACGCGAGATCATCAAGATGCGCGCGCGCCTCAACCACATCTTCGCGCGTGAGACCGGTCAGCCTTACGAGAAGGTCTGCAAGGATACGGACCGCAATTACTGGATGTCCGCCCCCGAAGCGATCGAATACGGCCTGGTCACCCGCGTGATCGACAAGATCTCCGACCTGCATTGA
- a CDS encoding ferritin-like domain-containing protein encodes MTKSLSDIYTTLPEARDPGAATADAVAKADFNARHWSSPVPGPLKPGSNAHKKAVADMFRDTFNPYKPSVIEWPKLDPETLKRVTSLPIWDIAVQTEGKARLRMAAYARLIDDPDMKDALSRNAWEENRHKEVLSKMVAAYDIPLASEPPYIEPRDVEWAYMVTGFSECVDSFFAFGLFAIAQKSAFFPPALIDTFEPVMQEECRHILLFANWLAWHRATMPLWKRPWFEARVIGVWFFLLYERLGMVTTFDADGNKHEQDNNFTVNGTKEVADIDVPLRDMIDICLIENERRFSGYDPRLLRPKLAPNLARFIRLFLKRTPNSASLESQPGAA; translated from the coding sequence ATGACGAAATCACTTTCCGATATTTATACAACCCTGCCCGAAGCCCGTGATCCGGGTGCTGCCACCGCCGATGCGGTGGCGAAGGCCGATTTCAACGCCCGCCACTGGTCCAGTCCGGTGCCGGGACCGCTCAAGCCGGGGTCGAATGCACACAAGAAGGCAGTGGCGGACATGTTCCGCGATACCTTCAATCCCTACAAGCCATCGGTTATTGAATGGCCGAAGCTGGACCCTGAAACGCTCAAGCGCGTGACCTCGCTGCCCATCTGGGATATTGCGGTCCAGACCGAAGGCAAGGCCCGCCTGCGTATGGCCGCCTATGCCCGGCTGATCGATGACCCGGACATGAAGGATGCCCTGTCCCGCAATGCGTGGGAGGAAAACCGCCATAAGGAAGTCCTGTCCAAGATGGTGGCGGCCTATGACATCCCGCTGGCATCCGAACCGCCCTACATCGAGCCGCGCGATGTGGAATGGGCCTATATGGTTACCGGTTTTTCGGAATGTGTGGACAGCTTCTTCGCCTTTGGCCTGTTCGCCATTGCCCAGAAATCCGCTTTCTTCCCTCCCGCGTTGATCGATACGTTCGAGCCGGTGATGCAGGAGGAATGCCGCCATATCCTGCTGTTCGCCAACTGGCTGGCGTGGCACCGCGCCACCATGCCGCTGTGGAAGCGCCCGTGGTTCGAGGCGCGTGTGATCGGCGTGTGGTTCTTCCTGCTGTACGAGCGGCTGGGCATGGTCACCACCTTCGATGCCGATGGCAACAAGCACGAGCAGGACAACAACTTTACCGTAAATGGCACCAAGGAAGTAGCCGATATTGATGTGCCGCTGCGCGACATGATCGATATCTGCCTGATCGAGAACGAACGCCGCTTCTCGGGTTACGATCCGCGCCTGCTGCGGCCGAAACTCGCACCCAACCTTGCGCGCTTCATCCGGCTGTTCCTCAAGCGCACGCCCAATTCAGCCAGCCTTGAAAGCCAGCCCGGCGCGGCATGA
- a CDS encoding homoserine dehydrogenase — protein sequence MTSTPPMSEPKPLRIGIAGLGTVGAGVVRLLRENATLIRARAGRELVVTAVSARDRTRDRGIDLSSVAWCDTPEELATHPDVDVVAELIGGAEGTARLTVSRALEHRRPVVTANKALIAIHGAELACTAQQAGVPLMFEAAVAGGIPAIKTVREGLAADRILRIGGILNGTCNYILSVMHETGRDFAEILADAQKLGYAEADPSTDVDGIDTAHKLAILAGLAFGRPVVFASLYIEGIRRIGALDLQFAHKMGYRIKLLGIARQREDGIEARVHPCLVPQDASLAQVNGVFNAVVAEGAFVGRLMLEGRGAGEGPTATAVCADLIDIARGAAIPVWGCDADSLTQAVALPAKAFTGEYYLRLNVRDRPGVIADITAVLRDNGVSLRSMLQHADAHEVRPDGTHAVPLVLLTHKTSEAAMQHALHHIAELEAVLDEPALIRIEAG from the coding sequence ATGACATCTACTCCCCCCATGTCTGAACCCAAGCCCCTGCGCATCGGCATTGCGGGGCTTGGCACGGTTGGCGCCGGCGTTGTCAGGCTGCTGCGCGAGAATGCGACCCTGATCCGCGCCCGCGCGGGCCGCGAACTGGTCGTAACCGCCGTAAGCGCACGCGACCGCACGCGCGACCGCGGCATCGACCTGTCCAGCGTGGCATGGTGCGACACACCCGAGGAACTGGCCACCCACCCCGATGTGGATGTGGTGGCCGAACTGATCGGGGGGGCAGAAGGCACTGCGCGGCTGACCGTCAGCCGCGCGCTGGAGCACCGCCGCCCCGTAGTAACCGCCAACAAGGCGCTAATCGCCATCCATGGGGCGGAGTTGGCCTGCACGGCGCAGCAGGCCGGTGTGCCGCTGATGTTCGAGGCAGCGGTGGCCGGTGGCATTCCCGCCATCAAGACCGTGCGTGAGGGCTTGGCGGCCGACCGCATCCTGCGGATTGGCGGCATCCTGAATGGCACCTGCAACTATATCCTCAGCGTCATGCACGAGACCGGGCGCGACTTTGCCGAGATCCTGGCCGATGCCCAGAAGCTGGGCTATGCCGAGGCCGATCCCTCGACCGATGTGGACGGCATCGACACCGCCCACAAGCTGGCTATCCTGGCGGGACTGGCCTTCGGGCGGCCGGTGGTGTTCGCCTCGCTCTATATCGAGGGGATCCGCCGCATTGGTGCGCTTGACCTGCAGTTCGCCCACAAGATGGGCTACCGTATCAAGCTGCTGGGCATCGCCCGCCAGCGCGAAGACGGAATCGAGGCCCGCGTGCATCCCTGCCTGGTGCCGCAGGATGCTTCGCTCGCACAGGTCAACGGCGTGTTCAACGCCGTGGTGGCGGAAGGCGCCTTTGTTGGCCGCCTGATGCTTGAAGGTCGCGGAGCGGGTGAAGGGCCAACAGCCACCGCCGTCTGTGCCGACCTGATCGACATTGCCCGTGGTGCCGCCATTCCGGTCTGGGGCTGCGATGCCGACAGCCTGACACAGGCCGTGGCCCTGCCGGCGAAGGCGTTTACGGGTGAGTACTACCTGCGGCTGAATGTTCGTGACCGTCCAGGTGTGATTGCCGACATTACGGCGGTACTGCGTGATAACGGCGTATCGCTGCGCAGCATGCTCCAGCACGCGGATGCCCATGAAGTCCGCCCCGATGGCACCCATGCCGTGCCCCTGGTGCTGCTGACGCACAAAACCAGCGAAGCCGCCATGCAGCACGCCCTGCATCACATTGCCGAACTGGAAGCAGTTCTGGACGAACCTGCCCTGATCCGCATCGAGGCAGGTTGA
- a CDS encoding OmpA family protein — MGLGACAHHEDTVDSLSDWYHRYQGGVISEQRPPPPGTHQPYPKIGLGPNRLPQLPSPDLREDITADLEAQRELNQRQDAIMGTMPTAADIPPIPTHPAAGSQSASLQAADSTGGTGNGATTGGSPATHDTPRSARGMAGQPEPARDGNGQLLMPEITTTVPDHPEAVPANLPPVAAAPPELPSVGGINLPDNAPRDGMTLPTYHLASPDDGTSVHFLPGSDQIEPGEEDVVDATVKERGNKFVIVNGYGNAATATAEGQTAALKLAILRARTLSRLLQARGVPASRITVHAHAFGNGARLAIVR, encoded by the coding sequence ATGGGCCTGGGGGCGTGCGCGCACCATGAAGATACGGTCGACAGCCTGTCGGACTGGTACCACCGCTACCAGGGCGGCGTGATCAGCGAGCAGCGCCCACCGCCGCCGGGCACACACCAGCCCTATCCCAAGATCGGGCTGGGGCCGAACAGGCTGCCGCAACTCCCCTCGCCTGACCTGCGCGAGGACATTACCGCCGACCTTGAGGCCCAGCGCGAACTCAACCAGCGCCAGGACGCGATCATGGGCACAATGCCCACGGCAGCTGACATCCCGCCCATTCCCACCCACCCGGCAGCGGGCAGCCAGTCCGCCTCGCTCCAGGCAGCCGACAGCACTGGCGGGACCGGAAACGGCGCCACGACCGGGGGAAGCCCTGCCACCCATGACACGCCCCGGAGCGCGCGCGGCATGGCGGGTCAGCCCGAACCCGCGCGTGACGGTAACGGGCAACTGCTCATGCCCGAAATCACCACAACGGTGCCCGACCACCCCGAAGCGGTGCCGGCCAACCTGCCTCCTGTTGCCGCTGCCCCGCCGGAACTGCCCAGCGTGGGCGGGATCAACCTGCCCGACAACGCGCCGCGCGATGGCATGACCCTGCCCACCTACCACCTTGCCAGCCCCGATGATGGCACCTCCGTGCACTTCCTGCCCGGATCGGACCAGATCGAGCCGGGGGAAGAAGACGTGGTGGATGCCACCGTGAAGGAACGCGGCAATAAATTCGTGATCGTAAACGGTTATGGCAATGCCGCCACCGCCACGGCAGAAGGACAGACCGCGGCACTGAAGCTTGCCATACTGCGTGCCCGCACGCTTTCGCGCCTGCTGCAGGCGCGTGGCGTACCCGCCAGTCGCATCACGGTGCACGCCCATGCCTTTGGTAATGGTGCAAGACTGGCCATCGTGCGCTAG
- a CDS encoding cytochrome b, translating into MTVHSPASPRLPVRYSWETRWLHWLTAVLVIEQFAVGQVGWHLLDHGLPLRAFLVTTHTSLGVVLAAVFVTRIAWGLTGGRAIRFPVITFQERVARSMHRVLYLLLGGEIIFGYMARWSAGRPVMAFGVPINSPFPVLIRGTHSFFAWLHHWNAWLLVVVVLLHAGAALYHLCVHRDRIFQRMLP; encoded by the coding sequence ATGACCGTACATTCCCCTGCTTCCCCACGGCTGCCCGTGCGCTACAGCTGGGAAACCCGTTGGCTGCACTGGCTGACCGCTGTGCTGGTGATCGAACAGTTTGCCGTGGGGCAGGTGGGCTGGCACCTCCTTGACCACGGGTTGCCGTTGCGTGCCTTCCTTGTAACGACCCATACGTCTTTGGGCGTGGTGCTGGCGGCCGTATTCGTGACCCGCATTGCGTGGGGCCTGACCGGGGGGCGAGCTATTCGCTTTCCTGTCATAACCTTTCAGGAACGCGTGGCGCGGAGCATGCACCGGGTGCTGTATCTGCTGCTGGGGGGTGAAATCATATTTGGCTACATGGCGCGCTGGTCTGCCGGTCGCCCGGTAATGGCCTTTGGCGTGCCGATCAATTCGCCTTTTCCTGTCCTGATACGCGGAACGCATTCCTTTTTCGCATGGTTACATCACTGGAATGCATGGTTACTGGTTGTTGTGGTGCTTTTGCATGCGGGTGCCGCCCTGTACCATCTGTGCGTCCACCGTGACCGGATATTCCAGCGCATGTTACCTTGA
- a CDS encoding LL-diaminopimelate aminotransferase: MTEEFHRIRRLPPYVFAEVNKAKAQARARGEDIIDLGMGNPDTPTPPHIVQKLVETVADPRAHRYSVSRGIPGLRRALAGYYERRFNVKLDPETEVIATLGSKEGLANLASAITSPGDTILVPNPSYPIHQFGFIIAGASVRSIPATPDDEMLEALERAVRHSVPKPTALIVNFPSNPTAYLADIDFYRKLVAFARKHEIWILSDLAYAEIYFGDNVPPSILAVPGAKDIAVEFTSLSKTYSMAGWRMGFAAGNPKLIAALTRIKSYLDYGAFTPIQVAAVAALSGPQDCVAEIRDIYRKRRDVLIHGLHAAGWDVPSPEGSMFAWAPIPQRFRELGSVGFSKLLLQKAGVAVAPGLGFGEHGEGFVRIGLVENTQRLRQATRSIRHFMAEHGGIAPTTQQAPPLPDEQPAHS, translated from the coding sequence ATGACCGAAGAATTCCACCGTATCCGCCGCCTGCCGCCCTATGTCTTCGCTGAAGTCAACAAGGCCAAGGCCCAGGCCCGAGCGCGGGGGGAGGATATTATTGACCTGGGCATGGGCAACCCCGATACCCCCACCCCACCGCATATCGTGCAGAAATTGGTGGAGACGGTGGCCGACCCGCGTGCGCACCGCTATTCGGTCAGCCGCGGCATTCCCGGCCTGCGGCGGGCACTGGCAGGGTATTACGAACGCCGCTTCAACGTAAAGCTCGACCCCGAGACGGAAGTGATCGCCACCCTTGGTTCCAAGGAAGGGCTGGCCAACCTTGCCTCCGCCATTACCAGTCCGGGCGACACCATCCTGGTGCCCAACCCGTCCTACCCGATCCACCAGTTCGGCTTCATCATTGCGGGCGCCTCCGTGCGCTCCATCCCGGCCACACCGGATGATGAAATGCTGGAGGCGCTGGAGCGTGCGGTGCGCCATTCGGTGCCCAAGCCCACGGCGCTGATCGTCAACTTCCCCTCCAACCCCACGGCTTACCTGGCGGACATCGATTTCTACCGCAAGCTGGTGGCATTTGCCCGCAAGCACGAGATCTGGATCCTGTCCGACCTGGCATATGCCGAAATCTATTTTGGCGACAATGTGCCACCCTCGATCCTGGCGGTGCCGGGGGCGAAGGACATTGCGGTGGAGTTCACGTCACTGTCCAAGACGTATTCCATGGCAGGCTGGCGCATGGGGTTTGCCGCGGGCAACCCCAAGCTGATCGCAGCGCTTACGCGCATCAAGTCCTATCTGGATTATGGCGCGTTCACACCCATCCAGGTCGCTGCCGTTGCCGCCCTGAGCGGCCCGCAGGACTGCGTTGCCGAAATTCGTGACATCTACCGCAAGCGCCGCGACGTGCTGATCCATGGCCTGCACGCAGCGGGGTGGGACGTACCCTCGCCCGAAGGCTCAATGTTCGCCTGGGCACCGATTCCGCAGCGGTTTAGGGAACTGGGCAGTGTCGGCTTTTCCAAGCTTCTGCTGCAGAAGGCAGGCGTGGCCGTGGCCCCCGGCCTTGGTTTTGGTGAACACGGCGAAGGCTTCGTGCGCATCGGCTTGGTGGAAAATACCCAGCGCCTGCGTCAGGCCACGCGCTCCATCCGCCACTTCATGGCGGAGCATGGCGGCATTGCCCCCACCACGCAGCAGGCCCCGCCCCTGCCTGATGAACAGCCCGCCCATTCATGA
- a CDS encoding putative bifunctional diguanylate cyclase/phosphodiesterase gives MSNHIYELRVYNPFLLAGAFIVCLAGAWITMRLVVRVSETAGRQRIGWYFLAAMAGASFVWCTHFAAMLAYNCSASVHLDPFETVLSLLAMFIAIPFAIMAAVRLHGRGGCLLGGVILGLGIASMHYIGMLAYHVDALVVWNPWLVGLSVVIGIGLSVVALTLALQSASLHRQVEMTLAMVGAVAGLHFTGMAAMHIVAQPHMDMTGDSVQFQAIGFAVIGGSMLTIIAGIACYVIDGSLRQDSYRELHRMAMSDALTGLPNRISFNERLEQEVAMADQSGQQFALIGIDLNKFKEINDTRGHAAGDVVLITLAERFSALLGKGEFVARLGGDEFIAIHRTSDRAELHDFVERIRHALNQPIPIDDYIVTSGGSIGVAVYPVDAKDSETLISRADLAMYRAKTDPHETVWYYESSLDRNICVRRALGEDLKKAMAEGQLSLFFQVQTVVATGAVSGYEALLRWEHPVRGAIAPEEILELADEHGLIIQLGEWVLDRACHAAVKWDGNVRVAVNMSATQFLQLGFDQIVANTLASSGLPADRLVIEISEATVQRDRRRALAMAHKVHALGVRLALDEFGGPHSVLSMLCDFPFDKIKIDRSIMQKVDTDPAMAELVRSVLVAGHALRISVLAQGIETAAQLAVVSAKGCDEGQGYLLGLPDQVVAVPLRSPA, from the coding sequence ATGAGCAATCATATTTATGAATTGAGGGTTTATAATCCCTTCCTGCTTGCTGGCGCGTTCATTGTCTGCCTGGCCGGTGCGTGGATTACCATGCGCCTGGTTGTTCGTGTGTCGGAAACCGCGGGCAGGCAGCGTATCGGCTGGTATTTCCTTGCGGCTATGGCGGGTGCCAGCTTTGTGTGGTGCACGCATTTCGCCGCCATGCTGGCTTATAACTGCAGTGCCAGTGTCCATCTTGATCCGTTCGAGACGGTACTGTCCTTGCTGGCCATGTTTATAGCCATTCCATTCGCGATCATGGCGGCGGTCCGTCTGCATGGCCGTGGTGGCTGCCTGCTGGGTGGTGTGATCCTCGGGCTCGGCATCGCCAGCATGCACTACATCGGCATGCTCGCCTATCATGTGGATGCCCTGGTGGTATGGAACCCGTGGCTGGTTGGCCTGTCGGTCGTGATCGGCATCGGGCTGTCGGTGGTTGCGCTTACGCTTGCGCTGCAAAGCGCAAGCCTGCACCGCCAGGTCGAGATGACGCTTGCCATGGTCGGTGCCGTGGCCGGGCTGCATTTCACCGGTATGGCCGCCATGCATATCGTAGCCCAGCCCCACATGGACATGACGGGCGACAGCGTCCAGTTCCAGGCCATCGGTTTTGCGGTTATCGGCGGCTCCATGCTGACGATCATCGCCGGGATCGCCTGCTACGTGATTGACGGCAGCCTGCGGCAGGATTCCTACCGCGAACTGCACCGCATGGCGATGTCGGATGCGTTGACGGGGCTGCCCAACCGCATCAGTTTCAATGAACGGCTGGAGCAGGAAGTCGCGATGGCCGACCAGAGCGGCCAGCAGTTCGCGCTGATCGGTATCGACCTGAACAAATTTAAGGAAATCAATGATACCCGTGGCCATGCGGCAGGCGATGTTGTCCTGATCACGCTTGCGGAGCGTTTCAGCGCCCTGCTGGGTAAGGGGGAGTTCGTGGCCCGTCTGGGTGGGGATGAGTTCATTGCCATCCATCGCACTTCCGACCGTGCCGAACTGCATGATTTTGTCGAGCGCATCCGGCATGCGCTCAACCAGCCCATTCCCATTGATGATTATATCGTAACCAGTGGGGGCAGTATCGGTGTTGCGGTCTATCCGGTCGATGCGAAGGACAGTGAAACCCTGATCTCGCGTGCGGACCTGGCCATGTATCGTGCCAAGACCGACCCGCACGAGACCGTATGGTATTACGAAAGCTCGCTTGACCGGAATATCTGCGTCCGTCGTGCCCTGGGTGAGGATCTGAAGAAAGCCATGGCGGAAGGTCAGCTTTCGCTGTTCTTCCAGGTTCAGACCGTGGTCGCCACGGGTGCGGTATCGGGCTACGAGGCCCTGCTGCGCTGGGAACATCCGGTGCGTGGCGCCATTGCGCCAGAGGAGATACTGGAGCTTGCTGATGAGCACGGCCTGATCATCCAGTTGGGTGAATGGGTGCTGGATCGTGCCTGCCATGCCGCAGTGAAGTGGGACGGGAATGTGCGCGTTGCGGTCAACATGTCCGCCACCCAGTTTCTCCAGCTCGGTTTTGACCAGATCGTGGCTAATACCCTTGCCAGCAGTGGCCTGCCCGCTGACCGGTTGGTTATCGAGATCAGTGAAGCCACGGTGCAGCGTGACCGCCGCCGTGCGCTTGCCATGGCGCACAAGGTGCATGCGCTGGGGGTACGTCTGGCGCTTGATGAGTTCGGTGGCCCGCATTCCGTCCTGTCGATGCTGTGCGACTTCCCGTTCGACAAGATCAAGATTGACCGTTCCATCATGCAGAAGGTGGATACCGATCCTGCCATGGCCGAACTGGTCCGTTCGGTCCTGGTGGCGGGGCATGCGCTGCGTATTTCCGTGCTGGCGCAGGGAATCGAGACGGCGGCCCAGCTTGCTGTGGTATCGGCCAAAGGGTGTGACGAAGGACAGGGCTACCTGCTGGGCCTTCCGGATCAGGTGGTAGCCGTGCCTCTCCGGTCCCCGGCCTGA